In Leptospira ellinghausenii, the following proteins share a genomic window:
- a CDS encoding ATP-binding protein, which translates to MNLSEITSIRDGNPQCKTCGGVGITLAEHVRGSRSGALVLCHCIGSDCNTCEAKGQPPFMSFDRKLDKMLPCVCHNARFSLRNLETLVEKANIPARYRFQFLSTIDIGDTANDPDMSFIIAHDWANELVHKFKNPDFTPQGFYLWGGTGSGKTLLACVILNELVFRYGITCKYAKVNKDFLSAIRDTYQSDSETHGQERSIEREFANVDVLVIDDFGVQKESEFNNRKLYDLIDSRYEQEKLTLLTSNHSLVEWRDRGQGRIYSRLMEMTKEIELKCPDYRTKFVKR; encoded by the coding sequence ATGAATTTATCCGAAATTACTTCGATCCGAGACGGAAATCCGCAGTGTAAAACTTGCGGAGGAGTGGGCATTACCTTAGCAGAACACGTGAGGGGATCTCGTTCTGGAGCTCTTGTTTTATGCCATTGTATTGGTAGTGACTGTAACACATGTGAGGCGAAAGGACAACCTCCCTTTATGTCTTTCGACCGAAAACTGGACAAAATGCTTCCTTGTGTCTGTCATAATGCAAGGTTTTCCCTTCGTAATTTAGAAACTCTGGTAGAAAAAGCCAATATACCGGCGAGGTACCGTTTCCAATTTTTATCCACAATTGACATAGGGGATACGGCAAACGACCCAGATATGTCGTTTATCATTGCTCACGACTGGGCAAACGAACTCGTTCATAAATTTAAAAATCCAGATTTTACCCCGCAGGGGTTTTACCTTTGGGGAGGAACAGGATCTGGAAAAACCTTACTCGCTTGTGTGATCTTAAATGAACTTGTGTTTCGGTATGGAATTACATGTAAGTATGCAAAAGTAAACAAAGACTTTTTGTCTGCGATTCGGGATACTTACCAATCCGATAGCGAAACGCACGGGCAAGAACGTTCCATCGAACGGGAATTTGCAAACGTAGATGTACTTGTAATCGATGATTTTGGTGTGCAAAAGGAATCAGAATTCAACAATCGAAAGTTATACGACCTCATTGATAGTCGTTATGAACAAGAAAAACTCACTCTTCTCACATCCAATCACTCTCTTGTGGAATGGAGAGACCGTGGCCAAGGTCGGATTTACTCACGACTCATGGAAATGACTAAAGAAATAGAATTAAAATGCCCTGATTATCGTACGAAGTTTGTGAAGAGGTAA